Part of the Lotus japonicus ecotype B-129 chromosome 6, LjGifu_v1.2 genome, ACACCGACGTAAGCTGAGCTCTTCAAGTAGAAGACAATTAGATAGTAGAGTTTCAAGCAATATTACATCCACCTGTGAAAACTCAAGCACAAGAGATCTCAAATTTGTAAATGGGAAAATGTCAAAGCTTGTTGTTGGCTGATAAACAAGACAAAATTCCAGATGCATATGCTTGAGTGTTGAGGAGTTATTGTTACAGTCAATAGATAATCCAAATGGAAACTTGTAACATGCGTCCTTATGTTGCAGAGAATATCGAAAGAGCAGATCGATTCTTTCAACTCCTCTTGCAATCGCAAACCTGATCCAGTTATCAATGTTGTTACTATGTTCCTGGTTTAAGATGAACTCCACCATGAAAGAATCAATCACCGTTCCTTTAAAGTTCTTGACAAATTGGTCTACTCGTTTTACGAATTCGCCCCTACATCCCAATTCCAGTGCTATTCCTTTTACTAAACCAATATATTTCTGCACATCCTCATCAACAACATATCCCATTTTCAGTAATTCCTCATGATGACTGACGAGCACATTGTGCACATCAAATTTGAGATCTCTAATGGAATGCCAGAGGTTGCACCACCTTTTTGAGAGCACGCTGGTGTTAATCAAATCTTTCATAGATACCATTGAAAGAATGACAGACAGGATGCAATCCGGTAACTCACTAATGTAATCCACTTTCTTCTTCTGCTGTCAAAATTTAATTTCCAAAACAATGAGAaactattaaaattaatttcacttgAAATTATACACAATAGTTATGTCATGGATATAACACTTAACAAATAAATGTAGAAATAGAGCAACAAAAATACAATATGACAGCAAATGAATCAAACTTAACTCCCTCAGCAGCATCTGACAGGAGAAGAGGAGTCCCTATAAGATGTGTAGACTCCATTGGAAATGAGAAGTGAAGAATATGAGGAACTATTGAATTTGAGTCTATTAGAAAAATGAAGTAATTAAAGAAAAAGGAGTAAAGGATGGGTTAGAGAAGGAGGCACATGAATATCATAGTTTGCAATCACGGTGCCACCATCACCATTCACCACCCATGAGTCCCTTTATGTATATTAGGTTAATAGGTTAAATATTATTATTGACCTttcctaaaaaaaaatttaataggtTAAATATTTGAAAGTCAAAGTTTTCCTTAATAATTAGCATATAAAATCCGGTAATAATAATTTTggatgattttattttaaatcaaaataggacaagattgatttgattttgaaataaaatatgtcAAGATTGGTGATTTccggatttttttttgaatataatACATCTAAGattggttttaattattggttCTTAAGATACCCTATTCACCTGTTTAACAGGTTGTCTGTAATTGCCCGTAGttaaataatcaaatcaagTCAAACTAAATTTAGAAAATAggatttatcaaaaaaaattagaaaataggaaatattaattagatttatattctattttaaattttaggaaataaaatataagaattGTCCGCTCGAAGCTCTCTGATCTTAGACTGTGTGTTGATTTGTGAGAATTGTCTTTCGGTTGATTCACTTgccttttattttcatttaatttaatttgtacCATTTTGATTCACTTTCTTTGATAGGTCATGTTTGCTCGAACAAGATCCAGATGCTGGAGAACGTCGAACAAATGGAAACATAGTAATATCAGTGAGAATTAGGGTTGGCAATGGGCCCCGTGGGTGCGGGTTTGATCATTCTcacactcaaacccaaacttaaCACTCAAActcgaacccaaacccaaattcaaTATGAGTGCAAAAGATAAACTCAAACCCTTGGGTTTCGGGctacccaaacccaaacccaaaacccaatgtGAGCACTGATTTggcaaaaaacaaaaaatatcgACCCGGAAGCAACATGTACATAAGAGAATaaattgggtttgggtttgggtttgggtgttaaGTGGTAATAAACCTACATAATAACTTTAAAGAAGACTCTACTTAAtaactttaataatatatataagagctggtaattacatgcataagacttcgggtttgggtttgggtttgggtgcgggtttaatcaatcccacacccaaacccaaacatgttttaaaatttgggtgaaacccaaacccgaactcAAACCCAAAGAAATCAGGTTTCACCCGAAATTTCGGGTCGGGTTTGGGTTGGGCcccgcgggtttgggttttcCTGCCATCTCTAGTGAGAATATAGAGGAAGCACGTGAGTTCTTATAAGCAACTTCTAATCTCAATCGTTGATTTTGAATCAAAGGCTGAAAATTGCTCCTCTTACTCTCACATAAAACCCCCCCTCTCACTAGATACTCCCTCTATTTGCTATAACATTTTctgatttcattttttatttttgaaaatagtttttatttttaaaatctagaaaacatgtttattttgactttctgttttcatttttattgtCACCATCGTTGTTGCTACCACATTAACGGTTGACGCCGCCACCAtatcactgccaccaccatcgctgctaccaccaccacctttgTCGCCGTCATCACCAAACCACCTTCACCTCCTCCTCACCCATCACTTCCTCCGTCTTCACCGTAGtttccaccaccacaaccactagcatcaccaccacaaccaatCTCCACTATCATCGCTTTTCATCTCACTAGTTGGTGGTCGTGGCGATgctcgtggtggtggtggagatgaCGATGGCAGTGGTGgtagtggcagtggtggtggcggcgacggcgaTGACAGGGTGAAGGTGGTGGCGATGaccacgatggtggtggtggcaataaTGGTGGAGGTGAAATGGTTATCAATGTGGGTATACACTGTCTGAAATAGTTGGATAGTGCATATATACTTACAACTCTTTATATTGCACATGTATAGAAGTAACCCTTTTAAAGCTCCTTCAACTAGATGATACAGATTCAATTTTGTCACATTTTTACAATAGCTGTCCACTTAGAATTTCAATGTAGCATAATTGATGTTTATACATATAATGCTCCTATGAATAATAAATGAGAAGAGATAAAAATACTTTGTAAAGGgtaaaataagaaaacaaatgTATACTTACAACTCTTTATATTGCACATGTATAGAAGTAGCCCTTTTAAAGCTCCTTCAACTAGATGATACAGATTCAATTTTGTCACATTTTTCCAAATCAGAACCACGTAGTACAAGTTCCTCTTCTCAAGTGAGATTTTTTTGTAAATGCTCTATCATAAACACATACAAGTTTTTGGTATTAGTTAATGCTAAATTGTTGAAATCTGTTTAATTTGGGTTGATTCTCAAGCTCTTCCATTCAATAAAATctattttctttcaaaaaaaagatgatgatgCTAAATTGTTTTAGACTTTTAGTGCATAGGATAGGATGTCTGTGTCTATACGGTCAATGTCTAATTTCTTGGTTTGAGACCAGTTAAATGTTGATAACATAAATGACAGTTTTACATATGAGCTCACATTGCATATGCTTTGCACTCTTCGCCACTAGCAGGTTTTGTTGGAAAATAAGAGAAATATTATTGTGTCGTGGTAAGTCATTGAAGTAAAATTTTGTGGCGAACTTTGATGTAAATCTTAACAGTTAATTttgcattaaaaataaaaaaagaaattcacGTGAAAAATGCTGATTGGGCAAAATTTGTGTCACATCATCCTGAAACACACTTTGGAcccaatttgattaaaaaaaagttccaatgatgacattttgaagaatttttttccaTTGACCCAATTtggttccctttacaattttagGGACCTAAAGCATATTTAAGCTTGAAATTTATCCTATAGTCGGCTAGGGTGAAGAAGACTGAGTTAAATGATGTTAATTAGGTCTATTGGTTGCGCCAGTTATGAATTGTCATTAGAAATTAGAACTCTATCAGCAGCACCACCAACATCTCCAACACTACTTCCTATCTGCAACAATGGCAGAGtggttctttaaaaaaaacaatgacaTACTGGTAAATATAAATGTGCCACCCAATACAATTCTAAAGACTTTAATTTGGCACCGCATTGGAATATCATAATTTTTTACAAACATATACTCCTCTCGTTTCATAATAACTGTCAACTTAGAGATAATAAAATTTGTTTCACAATAACTGTCCACTTATAATTCCAATGTAGCATAATTGATGTTTATCCATATAATGCCACTATGaataataaatgaggagagataaaaatatattgtaaagggtaaaataggaaaacaaatgatatgttttaaaaagttaacaaaattgATTGCATTTCTTAATGTGTGTGCATATTCTCTAAGTGGACACTTATATTGAAACAGAGGGAGTACATATATAAGTAATATGGCTAAGTAATATCAATTACCAACGAGCGGTTGTTTCAAGTGGTACATGCGATTGCCCTTAAACAAGGTCTCGGGTTCGAGTCTTGTAGATGGAAAAAAACTCCGCTCGAGTCTTGTAGATGGAAAAAACCCCGTCGGAAGAGTTAGCCCAACTGTGATGTGATTGTTCCCAACTCAAACAGGATTGCTTCCGAAGGAGGTGTTGACTAcacaattttatataatttcgACCTATGTTGCATAATTTCGACCTATGAAGTCGAAAGTAAGGAGACTCAAGAAAATTTACCAAGTGCTAAGTGACTTCGGCTGGAAAGTATTTTTCGAGATGTGAAGAATCCATTACGGGAGGTCGGTTGTTTTGAAGACAGTTCGCGAAAGACACGTAAGGAGTAAAAAAGGACACGTGTAGGACGAAGACATATTCAGAAGACACTTGTAATGGTTTTATTAATTGACCGTTAGAAGTTAGTTATATTTTTAAGTCTATAAATAGTGGGTTTGTAGAGAAAATCAGGGTGACAATCTTTACTCAAAAACTCTCAAGTGCTTACAATCTACCACAATGATTACAAGCCAAGTTAGAGAGAAAAAGTAGGGATTCGTGCAACACTTTGTATTTTAGATTTCATTATCATTATTCAGAAAGTTTACTTGTCTTTTTACTTATTTCAGTCGAATCGATTCgttttgtttctaatttgttattcaATTTCTTTCGTTTTAGTGATTAAATCGAATATattttcaccaaagaaccctagaggactcgaatccaatcccagattgatctttggattctttatttttgtttttaccaaaatttggtgtaaacaaattggcacgcccagtgggacctcTTTGTGAAAATTAAATTTGGTTATCATTCAAACTTACTCGACCCACGTTTATGCGTTTAAGAAGTGGAAGATTAGTAAGTATGGCGAATGGTAGATTAAGAAGTGGTAATTCCCCTCCCGCGAATGCTGGACCTTCGGCAAATCAAGCCGGAAATTCCAGTGCTGGAGCGAATGTCGAGGGAAATGTCTTGAATTCTGGGACGGCACAGGCAACAACGACTAATGTAGCCGAAAATGTTATACCTGCGGTATCACAGGCGGCTACAGTGCCTTCCCCGACAACTCCAGTCGTATCACAAATGGCTGTTGGGGCATCTCGCCCTCAACCGGTGAATATGCCGGTGAATCCGCCATTTGGAATGCCTCCAGGATTAATGGCTGGAGTAGGGACGTTCCCTGCCGTATACTCAGATAACGTGATGTCAGTCGGATCCCCGAGGAATCTACACCAGGCTTCGGCCTCTAATGTCGGGGGTCGAAGTAATATTTACCCTCAGGGAATGGCAGGGGCGAGTGTCAACCCCTTAGGGAATTCGTTGACGAGTACCTCTGTTAATGTGTTGAGGCAGCAAatggatgatagtaaccatgaaatggtgaACATGTTGGCCCAACAAATAGGAACTGTGTTTAACCCTTTGATCCAAAACACGAATGAGTCGTATCAGCAGTTGACAAGACAAATGGGTCGAATTGCCGACGCCTTTGGAGTCCCTCGAAATGAGGTGGCGAATCCTGTGGGTGCAGCGGCAAATAACGCTGCTGAAATCAATGCggttcctcagaatgttccgcTCCAAGCAAATGTCGAAGTGGCGGCATTGCAAGGGGGTCGAAATCAGTTGGATAACCCTGGTGGCCAAATGCCTCCACATATTGAAAATCCTATTTTAATAAATCGAAATATGGATGCAGATAGGACAATCGAGAGAGTCAGACAGAATAACGTCGGGGGGCATCAAAATATAGCAGGCATAGTCGAACAGTTattgaaccaacatggcttcaaTGTGGGTTATGCAAATCGACCCCATTTTGCTTCGGCTTTCTCCGAGTTTGTCCTCCAAACGGAATTACCTAGAGGGTGGAAAGTCCCAAAATTTACCAAATTTTCGGGAGACACCGGAGAATCGACGGTCGAACACATCGCTAGGCATCAAATAGAAGCGGGGGATATAGCAAATAACGAGAacttgaaaatgaaatattttccaaGTTCTTTGACTAAAAATGCTTTTACTTGGTTTACTACTTTATTGCCTAATTCAATCCATAATTGGGCTCAGTTAGAGAGAGTTTTTCACGAACAGTTCTTCAGGGCTGAGTCGAAAGTCAGTCTGAAGGAATTGGCTAGCGTGAAAAGGAAATTCAAAGAAACCATTGACGATTACTTGAATAGGTTTAGGCAGATGAAGTCGAAGTGCTTTACTCAGGTCCCAGAACACGAGTTAGTCGAAATGGCGGCTGGAGGCTTAGACTATTCGATTCGTAAAAAGATAGATACCCAACATCTTAGGGACATGGCTCAACTGGCTGACAGAGTCAGacaaattgaaaatttgaaactcgaaaaagagaaatttaatAGAGTTCCCAAGAAGGGTAAGATTGCGTTTGTCGAAAGTTGCGAATATGAAGTCGATTATGACTCTTATCAAGGCAACTGCGACGACGTCGAACAACAGGAGGTTGATGTAGCCGAATTGGTATCAGGACCTCCTTATGTTTGTAGGATGTTAAAGCCTTATGAATCTAAAAATGCGGAAACAAACAAAGGTGTTATTAAGTTTCCTGTGAAAGCGTATAACTTTGATGTTACTAAATGTGATGCGATTTATGATATTTTATTAAAAGATGGGCAAATCAAAATCCCTCCTGATCAAAAAGAAGTACCTTTCGAccaaaggaaagggaaaaagTTTTGTAAGTTTCATAACGTATTCAGTCATTGGACTAATAATTGTGTGCGTTTCAGGGATCTGGTGCAAACTGCAATCAAAGAGGGACGACTCAAGTTCGAAGAAAAGGATAAGGTTGCTATGAAGATTGATTCTGACCCAATGCAAATTGGCAGCGCCAATTACGTCGAACCAGCCGGGATTATGATGGTTGAGTTGTCTGATTTGAATCAGGTTGCTACTGGAGGAGATGATATCGAAGCTGTGGGGCCTACTCCAGGGATGGAGAAGGTCGAACTGTCTGAAGAAGGAATGGATGCTCCTTCCTTGGAAGAAGAGGTCGAAACTGCTAAGAAGATGGTTTATCCTCGGTCAGAGGAAAGCCTGCTGGAATTCCTGCAGCGTTGCCAAAAGTCTTATTCTGAAGTGATGTTGTGCCCAAGGTGCAGTGTCGTATTTGACAAAGTGGCTGCTCAGGCTATAGAAGATGCTGAAATCAAGAAACGTCGCCGCGCAATAATACCTGAAAGGCCTCCTAGATTTGGGTCCAGAGGACGAGCTGATTCTCCCTTTGTAAGGGGAAGGGGATCCTTTGGGTTCGGAAGAGGGTGTGGTCGAACTTATATGCCACCAAGTCGAGTTCCGTTCAACAGGTGGATGGCGAGGAGCCAGGAACCTCACCCCAAGGTTAAGGTGGTCGAATTGGGAAATGGGTCTGCCTATATGGATAATTCTCGAAACAACAAGAATTATACCTATATCCCAAAGCCGTATTTCGGTCGAAACCCAATGACAAAAACTCAGTGGAGGCGTCACCAGAGGGAGAAAGCCTTCGAGGCAGGCCAATCCAGTTCTGAGAAGCCAGTCAAGTACCAACTTTTGGGACAGAGTGGAGGGGCTCATATGGTTCCTATTCAGGTGATTAAGCAGAGTATGAAGAATGCTGGAAATTGGGTGACTACAAACCAGGCGAAAGGGAAAGAAAAGCAGGCTGAGGATGTCGAAATGAAGGACAACTTTGAGATGCTGGAATATGAATTTGAATCTATGTGTAGCTTGGTCTCGATCCTTCCTGAAGAGTTCGACGTGAAAACTGAAAtcactgatgatgaagaggattACTACGTCGAAAAGGATGATGACAATCCACTGTGTTATTATGTAATGACCAAAGGAGGGGTC contains:
- the LOC130724940 gene encoding F-box/LRR-repeat protein At3g58900-like, which gives rise to MIVEIGCGGDASGCGGGNYGEDGGSDGQPVKQQKKKVDYISELPDCILSVILSMVSMKDLINTSVLSKRWCNLWHSIRDLKFDVHNVLVSHHEELLKMGYVVDEDVQKYIGLVKGIALELGCRGEFVKRVDQFVKNFKGTVIDSFMVEFILNQEHSNNIDNWIRFAIARGVERIDLLFRYSLQHKDACYKFPFGLSIDCNNNSSTLKHMHLEFCLVYQPTTSFDIFPFTNLRSLVLEFSQVDVILLETLLSNCLLLEELSLRRCDLSLPTLKIVSSSLCYFKLDCCHDNKYGGLKFISLDCPKLTAFNYMHSLCSDRMSMNTPILKTIHYCCCLESKVIHNVFAIFATVPQLETLKLDIINNSFNINDEVLQSIQTMETLRELNLSVNAEHDFDIWWILAILQASPFLQKLTVMITDAEFYANQREIRDLVMFSHNEIKVIEIGGCVGNWYEIEFAMTALKYMHKLERIVLSPHWIDERFGINICGWYCDPTWSLNGRKIILEKLGAEEIEVDKLVLK